From a region of the Williamsia phyllosphaerae genome:
- the mrf gene encoding ribosome hibernation factor-recruiting GTPase MRF has translation MSSRRTPVVVVTGFDAVAVDRVARSAQTPGTVVVHHDLVELSLGIITRTVRSIDADGVVGARITRIDLDHGCVSCALREDLLPLLRALHRREGVERIVLQLDPLIEPEPLCWAIDEVVVADVPGAIDGPAARDVRIEAVVGCVDAGTWLTDATGDMTLSEMGLVRDETDERTVAQLAVGHVGHADALVVHGVAEDGWQEALLMAVLARLAPRAPVLLALPERPITQTVVGTLLAAVPDTARRGAMTGAHDPLLPGQPPLDADCGVRLVEFHSDRPMHPGRLHEAIDCLLEGVVCSRGRLWLATQPDEALWIESAGGGLRVATGGPWLAAMSDDEVDACEPERVSMAALRWHPEFGDRDTSIVVLSLRADASFIQDKLRGACLTDVEMAAGPAGWAMFDDPFGSFHRDPCVDGDVGADEADAGASSIHPDLQ, from the coding sequence GTGAGTTCGCGTCGCACCCCCGTGGTCGTCGTCACCGGCTTCGATGCCGTCGCCGTCGACCGGGTGGCCCGCTCGGCGCAGACGCCGGGCACGGTCGTCGTGCACCACGACCTGGTCGAACTGTCTCTGGGCATCATCACGCGCACCGTCCGCAGCATCGACGCCGACGGCGTGGTCGGGGCACGGATCACGCGCATCGATCTCGACCACGGCTGTGTCTCGTGTGCACTGCGGGAGGATCTGCTGCCTCTCCTGCGTGCGTTGCATCGCCGCGAGGGGGTCGAGCGGATCGTCCTGCAGCTCGATCCGCTCATCGAGCCCGAACCGCTGTGCTGGGCTATCGACGAGGTCGTCGTCGCCGACGTGCCGGGTGCGATCGACGGCCCCGCCGCACGGGACGTGCGGATCGAGGCCGTGGTGGGCTGCGTCGACGCCGGGACCTGGCTCACCGACGCGACCGGGGACATGACGTTGTCGGAGATGGGTCTCGTGCGGGACGAGACGGACGAGCGGACCGTGGCGCAACTCGCGGTCGGGCACGTCGGGCACGCCGATGCCCTCGTCGTCCACGGTGTCGCCGAGGACGGCTGGCAGGAGGCGTTGCTCATGGCGGTCCTCGCCCGTCTCGCCCCGAGGGCGCCGGTGCTGCTCGCGTTGCCCGAGCGGCCGATCACCCAGACGGTCGTGGGCACCCTGCTCGCCGCCGTCCCCGACACCGCGCGGCGGGGCGCCATGACCGGCGCCCACGATCCGCTGCTCCCGGGCCAGCCGCCGCTCGACGCCGACTGCGGTGTGCGCCTGGTCGAGTTCCACTCCGACCGACCGATGCACCCCGGCCGGCTCCACGAGGCCATCGACTGCCTGCTGGAGGGTGTCGTCTGCTCGCGCGGACGGCTGTGGCTCGCGACCCAGCCCGACGAGGCCCTGTGGATCGAGAGCGCGGGCGGCGGACTGCGCGTCGCCACCGGCGGACCGTGGCTGGCGGCGATGTCGGACGACGAGGTCGACGCGTGCGAGCCCGAACGGGTGTCGATGGCGGCGCTGCGCTGGCATCCCGAATTCGGTGATCGCGACACCAGCATCGTCGTGCTCAGCCTGCGTGCCGATGCGTCGTTCATCCAGGACAAGCTGCGCGGGGCGTGCCTCACCGACGTCGAGATGGCGGCCGGACCGGCCGGGTGGGCGATGTTCGACGACCCGTTCGGCAGCTTCCACCGCGATCCGTGCGTCGACGGCGATGTCGGTGCCGACGAGGCCGACGCCGGCGCGTCGTCGATCCACCCTGACCTGCAATGA
- a CDS encoding type B 50S ribosomal protein L31 has product MKPGMHPDYHHVLFQDSSTGKTFLTRSTVTSDVLLEWEDGNRYPLVVVDVTSDSHPFWTGATRVMDTAGRVEKFERRYGRRARPSQA; this is encoded by the coding sequence ATGAAGCCAGGCATGCACCCCGACTACCATCACGTCCTGTTCCAGGACTCGTCCACGGGTAAGACCTTCCTCACCCGCTCGACCGTCACCTCCGACGTGCTTTTGGAGTGGGAGGACGGGAACCGGTACCCTCTTGTGGTTGTCGATGTCACGTCCGACTCGCACCCGTTCTGGACAGGTGCGACCCGCGTGATGGACACGGCAGGACGAGTGGAGAAGTTCGAGCGCCGGTATGGGCGCCGAGCACGTCCATCACAGGCTTAA
- a CDS encoding response regulator transcription factor, with the protein MRILVVDDDRAVRESLRRSLSFNGYTVETAGDGVEALEQIVSSRPDAVVLDVMMPRLDGLEVCRRLRSTGDDLPILVLTARDSVSERVSGLDAGADDYLPKPFALEELLARLRALMRRATDVAADSETMTFADLTMDPVTRDVSRGERPISLTRTEFALLEMLMANPRRVLTRSRILEEVWGYDFPTSGNALEVYVGYLRRKTEAEGEIRLIHTVRGIGYVLRETPP; encoded by the coding sequence ATGCGCATCCTGGTTGTGGACGACGACCGTGCGGTACGAGAGTCGCTCCGACGGTCCCTGTCGTTCAACGGTTACACCGTCGAGACGGCCGGGGACGGCGTGGAGGCCCTCGAACAGATCGTCTCCTCGCGCCCCGACGCCGTCGTCCTCGACGTGATGATGCCGCGCCTGGACGGCCTCGAGGTGTGCCGCCGACTCCGCAGCACCGGCGACGACCTGCCGATCCTCGTCCTCACCGCCCGCGACAGCGTCTCCGAGCGGGTCTCCGGCCTCGACGCCGGCGCCGACGACTATCTGCCCAAACCGTTCGCCCTCGAGGAGCTCCTCGCCCGACTGCGCGCGCTCATGCGCCGCGCCACCGACGTCGCCGCCGACTCCGAGACGATGACCTTCGCCGACCTGACGATGGACCCCGTCACCCGCGACGTCAGCCGCGGCGAACGTCCCATCAGCCTGACCCGCACCGAGTTCGCGCTGCTGGAGATGCTGATGGCCAACCCGCGCCGCGTCCTCACGCGCAGTCGCATCCTCGAGGAGGTCTGGGGCTACGACTTCCCGACGTCGGGCAACGCCCTGGAGGTCTACGTCGGCTATCTGCGACGCAAGACCGAGGCCGAGGGGGAGATCCGGCTGATCCACACCGTCCGCGGCATCGGGTACGTCCTGCGCGAAACGCCGCCGTGA
- the rpmF gene encoding 50S ribosomal protein L32 — protein sequence MAVPKRRMSRSNTRSRRSQWKADNPALQEVKVGGVSQRIPRRLVKAVKLGLVDLDRR from the coding sequence ATGGCTGTACCGAAGCGCAGGATGTCGCGGTCCAACACCCGCAGTCGTCGTTCGCAGTGGAAGGCCGACAACCCGGCCTTGCAAGAGGTGAAGGTCGGTGGCGTCAGCCAGCGCATCCCTCGTCGTCTCGTCAAGGCCGTCAAGCTCGGCCTGGTCGATCTCGACCGCCGCTAG